One stretch of Pedobacter riviphilus DNA includes these proteins:
- a CDS encoding AAA family ATPase, giving the protein MQYKNEVEAVDALHQSFNNIKAEISKVVVGQDDIIKSVLIAIFSNGHCLLVGVPGLAKTLLVQTVASVLDLNFNRIQFTPDLMPSDIIGAEILGEDRHFKFIKGPVFSNIILADEINRTPPKTQAALLEAMQEKSVTAAGQTHILPKPFFVLATQNPIEQEGTYPLPEAQLDRFMFNIQLNYPAFADELNIVKNTTSNKTTPLQKIIHADDIQYFQKLIRDIPITDNVLEYAVKLAAKTRPNSEFATETINKYISWGAGPRASQFLVLGAKCHAAVTGKYSPDIEDVKAVAEPILRHRIVRNYRAEAEGLSIEKIIKDLL; this is encoded by the coding sequence ATGCAGTATAAGAACGAAGTAGAAGCTGTTGATGCCCTTCATCAATCTTTCAACAACATTAAAGCCGAAATAAGCAAAGTAGTAGTTGGACAAGATGACATCATAAAATCTGTTTTAATCGCCATATTTAGCAACGGACATTGTCTGTTGGTTGGCGTACCCGGATTAGCTAAAACTTTACTTGTACAAACCGTAGCTTCTGTTTTAGACCTCAATTTCAACAGGATTCAGTTTACGCCAGATTTAATGCCGAGCGATATTATCGGCGCAGAGATTTTAGGAGAAGACAGGCACTTTAAATTTATAAAAGGGCCTGTTTTTTCTAATATTATCCTGGCCGATGAGATTAACCGTACACCGCCAAAAACCCAGGCTGCTTTATTAGAAGCGATGCAGGAGAAATCGGTTACCGCAGCTGGGCAAACTCATATTTTACCAAAACCATTTTTTGTTCTCGCTACACAGAATCCTATTGAGCAGGAAGGAACTTATCCCCTACCCGAAGCGCAGTTAGATCGTTTCATGTTCAATATTCAGTTAAATTACCCTGCCTTTGCAGATGAATTGAATATCGTTAAAAACACCACGAGCAATAAAACCACACCACTGCAGAAAATTATCCATGCAGATGATATTCAATATTTCCAGAAACTAATACGCGATATTCCCATTACCGATAATGTTTTGGAATACGCAGTAAAATTAGCTGCTAAAACCCGTCCGAATAGCGAGTTTGCTACTGAAACGATCAACAAATACATCAGCTGGGGTGCGGGACCGCGTGCTTCGCAATTTTTAGTATTGGGTGCAAAATGTCACGCCGCTGTAACCGGAAAATACTCTCCAGATATTGAAGATGTTAAAGCTGTAGCGGAACCTATTTTACGTCACCGTATTGTGCGTAATTATCGTGCAGAAGCTGAAGGTTTATCAATCGAGAAAATCATTAAAGATTTATTGTAG
- a CDS encoding class I SAM-dependent methyltransferase, with protein sequence MSAQTNFYNRFSFLYPLVDIFLKPQKKKFLDEINQLPYGNLLEIGVGNGSHFPRYKNHKITGIEISSSMLNVAKKNATNEIELFQMNGEQLEFAANSFDYVVLSHVIAVADQPEKLLMQCHNVLKPGGQLLILNHFTPNNSLKYLDRLFNFCSGWFHLKSLFYMEDIKAIDQFKLEKEIALKPLSYFKILIFTKS encoded by the coding sequence TTGAGCGCTCAAACCAATTTCTATAACCGGTTTTCATTTTTATATCCACTGGTCGATATTTTTCTTAAACCACAAAAGAAAAAATTCCTCGATGAGATTAATCAACTACCCTATGGAAACCTGCTCGAAATCGGTGTTGGTAACGGATCTCATTTCCCACGCTATAAAAACCACAAAATTACCGGGATAGAAATTTCTTCTTCGATGTTAAATGTGGCTAAAAAAAATGCAACAAATGAAATCGAATTATTCCAAATGAATGGCGAGCAACTCGAATTTGCAGCGAATAGTTTTGATTATGTTGTACTATCGCATGTTATTGCCGTTGCAGATCAGCCTGAAAAATTACTAATGCAATGCCACAATGTTTTAAAGCCAGGTGGACAACTCTTAATTCTAAACCACTTTACGCCAAATAATTCGCTAAAATACTTGGATCGGCTATTTAATTTTTGTTCTGGATGGTTCCATTTAAAATCTTTATTTTACATGGAAGATATTAAGGCAATAGATCAGTTTAAACTTGAAAAAGAAATCGCCTTAAAACCACTCTCCTATTTTAAAATTCTAATTTTCACCAAATCTTGA
- a CDS encoding peptidylprolyl isomerase — MKKVFLVATALICLFLNSFAQKHTVDKVAAVVGNNIILLSDLNQQYTQYLYQGNQPNNDIKCKILQQTLTQKLLKQQAEIDSVMVEDGAVDDEVNKRMRYSMQRAGGQERLEQFLNKSVLQYKDEIRPSVKDELIAQKMQQKITENINVTPMEVEKYFKSLGDSIPEFNTEVEVGEVILNPQLTRAEKQKFRDKIEALRLRVKSGEDMGVLAKTYSEDPGSAADGGDYGFIDRNTMVKEFTAWAFKLKAGEISPVFETDYGFHFLQVLERRGEQVHVRHILIMPKTTPESLTRLKLHADSIYNNIIGKKLSFAAAANLYSDNKESKYNGGMMLNAENVQARSTFIPVDKLDPSVFLVIDSMKIGGISKPNLFTAADGKQGYRILYLKSKIPPHKANLAQDFPKIRDAAQSDKINRTLSEWFQKRRESTYIKIDDEFNTCDELKIWTKTTAAK; from the coding sequence ATGAAGAAAGTTTTTTTAGTAGCAACCGCTTTAATTTGCCTGTTTTTAAACAGTTTCGCTCAAAAGCATACTGTAGATAAAGTTGCTGCTGTTGTAGGAAATAATATTATCCTGCTATCAGATTTAAACCAACAATACACACAATATCTTTATCAGGGAAACCAGCCCAACAATGATATTAAATGTAAAATATTACAACAAACTTTAACCCAAAAACTACTTAAACAACAGGCTGAAATCGATTCGGTAATGGTTGAAGATGGTGCTGTTGATGATGAAGTAAACAAGCGTATGCGTTACAGCATGCAACGTGCCGGCGGCCAAGAGCGTTTGGAGCAGTTCTTAAACAAATCGGTACTACAGTACAAAGATGAGATCAGGCCATCAGTAAAAGATGAGTTGATTGCACAAAAAATGCAACAAAAAATCACCGAAAACATCAACGTTACCCCAATGGAGGTTGAAAAGTATTTCAAATCTTTGGGCGATAGCATTCCAGAATTTAATACCGAGGTTGAAGTTGGTGAAGTAATTTTAAATCCACAGTTAACCAGAGCAGAAAAACAGAAGTTCCGCGATAAAATTGAAGCCCTTCGTTTGAGGGTTAAAAGCGGCGAGGATATGGGTGTTTTAGCTAAAACTTATTCTGAAGATCCAGGTTCTGCTGCCGATGGTGGTGATTATGGTTTTATCGACAGAAATACCATGGTTAAAGAATTTACGGCCTGGGCGTTTAAGCTAAAAGCGGGAGAAATTTCGCCTGTATTCGAAACAGATTATGGTTTTCACTTTTTACAGGTTTTAGAACGTAGAGGTGAGCAGGTGCACGTAAGGCATATTTTAATCATGCCTAAAACTACACCAGAAAGTTTAACACGTTTAAAATTGCATGCAGATAGTATTTACAACAATATTATCGGTAAAAAACTAAGTTTCGCCGCTGCGGCAAACCTTTATTCAGATAATAAAGAGAGTAAATACAATGGTGGTATGATGCTTAATGCCGAAAATGTACAAGCAAGAAGTACCTTTATTCCGGTTGATAAATTAGATCCATCGGTGTTTTTGGTAATCGATAGCATGAAAATTGGTGGTATTTCCAAACCAAACTTGTTTACCGCAGCTGATGGAAAACAAGGATACCGTATTTTATATTTAAAATCTAAAATTCCGCCGCACAAAGCAAACTTAGCTCAAGATTTTCCAAAAATCAGAGATGCTGCACAAAGTGATAAAATTAATCGTACTTTAAGCGAATGGTTTCAAAAACGTCGCGAAAGCACTTACATTAAAATCGACGATGAATTTAATACCTGTGATGAATTAAAAATTTGGACTAAAACCACAGCCGCAAAATAA
- a CDS encoding GNAT family N-acetyltransferase, with the protein MVQIREISEKDAESVATLSTQLGYESDVKQTSARIKHINNSNENCAFVALVNGIVVGWIHGFYTLRLESDPFVEIGGLIVDENYRNLKIGKQLIENVNIWAKKHQVKKLKVRCNIKRTESHRFYEQIGFKENKRQVAFEMNAV; encoded by the coding sequence ATGGTTCAGATCAGAGAAATTTCGGAAAAAGATGCCGAAAGCGTAGCCACACTTTCTACACAACTGGGTTACGAAAGTGACGTCAAGCAAACATCAGCCAGGATTAAACACATAAATAACAGTAACGAAAACTGTGCATTTGTTGCTTTAGTTAATGGCATAGTAGTAGGCTGGATTCACGGTTTTTACACCTTAAGGTTAGAATCCGATCCATTTGTCGAAATTGGAGGCTTAATTGTGGATGAAAATTACCGAAACCTAAAAATCGGGAAGCAGTTGATTGAAAATGTAAACATTTGGGCGAAAAAACATCAAGTAAAAAAACTAAAAGTAAGGTGTAACATCAAACGCACCGAAAGTCATCGGTTTTACGAGCAGATTGGTTTTAAGGAGAATAAACGACAGGTTGCGTTCGAAATGAATGCGGTTTAA
- a CDS encoding M28 family peptidase, giving the protein MNKKLLILSLLALIGFEACRNRSNQSAGENEEKNVIALSSPDFNADSAYIYTKTQVDFGPRIPGTSAHQKCADYLVAKLKSFGAKVSIEGEKTKTYDGKSFQLKNIVAAFNPDKKKRVLITAHWDARPFSDQDTDPANHVKPFDAANDGASGVAVILEMARQIQQKEPNVGVDFVLWDLEDYGKANDETPDETTWCLGSQYWAKKAIATGYKALYGINLDMVGGGSAQFTQDEISRQAAPNVVNQVWDIGNEIGYASYFTKIPSGKLVDDHFWMNKAGVPSIDIIHYNDNSGFYINWHTQLDNLANIDKNTLKATGQTVLETIYREK; this is encoded by the coding sequence ATGAATAAAAAACTTTTAATACTGTCTTTATTAGCGTTAATCGGATTTGAGGCCTGCCGAAATAGATCAAATCAAAGTGCCGGCGAAAATGAAGAAAAGAACGTAATTGCTTTATCTTCTCCTGATTTTAACGCCGATAGTGCTTATATCTATACTAAAACGCAGGTAGATTTTGGTCCGAGGATTCCGGGAACCTCAGCACATCAAAAATGTGCAGATTATTTGGTGGCAAAATTAAAGTCGTTTGGTGCCAAAGTAAGTATTGAGGGCGAAAAAACGAAAACCTATGATGGCAAGAGCTTTCAACTGAAAAATATTGTTGCGGCTTTTAATCCAGATAAAAAGAAAAGGGTTTTAATTACTGCACACTGGGATGCCCGCCCATTTTCTGATCAGGATACCGATCCAGCAAATCATGTAAAACCTTTCGATGCGGCAAATGATGGCGCAAGTGGGGTGGCGGTGATTTTGGAAATGGCACGTCAGATTCAGCAGAAAGAGCCAAATGTTGGAGTCGATTTTGTATTGTGGGATTTAGAAGATTATGGCAAGGCCAATGATGAAACGCCAGATGAAACTACATGGTGTTTGGGCTCTCAGTACTGGGCTAAAAAAGCAATTGCAACAGGATATAAAGCTTTGTATGGTATCAACCTCGATATGGTTGGTGGCGGTAGCGCACAGTTTACACAGGATGAAATCTCTCGTCAAGCTGCTCCAAATGTAGTAAATCAGGTTTGGGACATTGGTAATGAAATTGGCTATGCATCTTATTTTACAAAAATTCCAAGCGGAAAATTGGTTGATGATCATTTTTGGATGAACAAAGCAGGCGTTCCTTCTATCGATATTATCCATTACAACGACAACAGTGGGTTTTATATCAATTGGCATACGCAATTGGATAACTTAGCCAATATTGATAAAAATACTTTGAAGGCCACCGGACAAACGGTTTTAGAAACCATTTATAGAGAAAAATAA
- a CDS encoding helix-turn-helix domain-containing protein, protein MKHFKFLSEMHRENNVPPPEHPMLSLLRITPGMTLNFNEFTCDFYMIGLKNVRAGHWLYGRTRFDHDKGSMVFWKPRQVIEIKNLEFENDGYILLFHEDFLLGSTLQSEINKYAFFDYETDEALHLSPKEEKTMLRLFDSLVTEYGNNEDEFSRDIIIANINAMLNYAERYYKRQFLNRKPLVGKTVSAFNHFLDNYLKEDKLPEEGLPSVTSMASALHISPRYLSDLLKMETGKTAQELIHIFLINEAKNKLRASGENVSEIAYSLGFENMSYFSKLFKKETGLTPKDFKKQFLN, encoded by the coding sequence ATGAAACATTTTAAGTTTTTAAGCGAGATGCATAGGGAGAATAATGTGCCACCTCCTGAGCATCCGATGCTGAGTCTACTAAGAATCACTCCAGGGATGACATTGAATTTTAACGAGTTTACCTGTGATTTTTACATGATTGGATTAAAAAATGTTCGGGCAGGTCATTGGCTTTATGGACGAACCAGATTCGATCACGACAAAGGCTCGATGGTTTTTTGGAAACCACGCCAGGTCATTGAAATAAAAAATCTTGAGTTTGAAAATGATGGCTATATTCTATTGTTTCACGAGGACTTTCTTCTAGGCTCAACTCTTCAAAGCGAAATCAATAAGTATGCTTTTTTTGATTACGAAACTGATGAGGCATTGCACCTTTCGCCAAAAGAGGAAAAGACAATGCTAAGACTTTTTGACTCCCTGGTAACAGAATATGGGAATAATGAAGACGAATTTAGTAGGGACATAATTATTGCCAATATAAACGCTATGTTGAATTATGCCGAGCGTTACTACAAAAGGCAATTTTTAAATCGCAAACCTCTTGTAGGGAAAACAGTAAGTGCGTTTAATCATTTTCTCGATAATTACCTAAAAGAAGATAAATTACCTGAAGAAGGCTTGCCATCTGTTACTTCTATGGCTTCGGCTCTTCACATCTCACCTCGCTACCTAAGTGACCTTTTAAAAATGGAAACAGGTAAAACGGCACAAGAGTTAATTCATATTTTCCTAATTAATGAGGCAAAAAACAAGTTGAGGGCATCCGGTGAAAATGTTTCAGAAATAGCTTACTCACTTGGTTTTGAAAACATGTCGTACTTCTCAAAGCTATTTAAAAAAGAAACAGGACTTACTCCCAAGGATTTTAAAAAACAATTTTTAAATTAA
- a CDS encoding aspartate/glutamate racemase family protein, whose amino-acid sequence MRKIGLIGGISWVSTIDYYRFINEGVNERLGGLNFAECLVYSLNFGDVQDKTWEGSFDLLLNACESLKRSGVEAIVLCANTAHLFADQLQEKIALPIIHIGAETAKAINAAGIKKIGLLGTVFTMEKDFYIKKLEDYGLNVLVPASKETRDYIQFTLKEELGRGIILEETRAQYIRIINDLIADGAEGIILGCTEIPMLISQNDFEIPVFDTTKIHCHAIVDYMLL is encoded by the coding sequence ATGAGAAAAATTGGTTTAATCGGTGGCATTAGCTGGGTATCGACAATAGATTATTACCGTTTCATAAATGAGGGCGTAAATGAGCGTTTGGGTGGGTTAAATTTCGCTGAGTGTTTGGTTTACTCCCTTAATTTTGGTGATGTACAGGATAAAACCTGGGAGGGATCATTTGATCTTTTGTTGAATGCCTGCGAAAGCTTAAAACGCAGTGGAGTAGAAGCCATTGTGCTTTGTGCCAATACGGCTCATCTTTTTGCCGATCAGCTACAAGAAAAAATAGCTTTACCAATTATTCATATTGGTGCCGAAACAGCTAAAGCCATAAATGCTGCAGGAATTAAAAAAATAGGACTTTTGGGTACAGTGTTTACTATGGAAAAGGACTTTTATATTAAAAAGCTCGAAGACTATGGGTTAAATGTTCTGGTGCCAGCCAGTAAAGAAACCCGCGATTATATACAGTTTACACTCAAAGAAGAATTAGGCCGCGGAATAATACTGGAAGAGACCAGAGCACAGTATATCAGGATAATCAATGATCTGATAGCAGATGGGGCTGAAGGGATAATCCTAGGATGTACCGAAATTCCCATGTTGATCAGTCAGAATGATTTTGAAATCCCGGTTTTTGATACGACCAAAATTCATTGCCATGCCATTGTGGATTATATGCTTTTGTAA
- a CDS encoding DinB family protein, with product MEANNLTSAIAALLDEYKKAVDELIMVIEPINQQQLLRTIEPESSNPDCISIQTILTHVTASMFSYAVYIENSIGLQTTRPERLQFDHITPYISRLREALKYNENFFTRNPDITMEEFDQSKKINTRWGQQYDVEQMLEHAIVHILRHRRQIKNALAKFNS from the coding sequence ATGGAAGCCAATAACCTTACCAGTGCAATTGCCGCACTGTTAGATGAATATAAAAAAGCAGTTGATGAATTGATTATGGTAATTGAGCCAATCAACCAGCAACAATTGCTCCGTACAATTGAGCCAGAAAGTTCAAATCCTGACTGTATTTCCATTCAAACTATTTTAACTCATGTAACTGCTTCGATGTTCAGCTATGCGGTGTATATCGAAAATTCTATCGGATTGCAAACCACAAGACCGGAACGACTGCAGTTTGACCACATCACACCTTATATCTCAAGACTTCGAGAAGCACTTAAATATAATGAGAACTTTTTTACCAGAAATCCCGACATTACCATGGAGGAGTTCGATCAATCGAAAAAGATAAACACCAGATGGGGACAGCAATACGATGTAGAACAAATGTTAGAGCATGCCATCGTTCATATTTTAAGGCATAGGAGGCAGATTAAAAATGCTTTAGCTAAATTTAATTCTTAA
- a CDS encoding nuclear transport factor 2 family protein: MKQLFSTAIASLLALSAFAQKSDGTTKSLVNAEKDFAKSIAKNGDKEAFIDYSTTSTLVFRPNPVNAKTFYAGKANAENDVTWTPNLAKVSRSGDLGFTTGPYEVGTSEKKYGQYLSIWKPENGRWKLAIDLGTESNKPLAKVTPQFIEPKDHVAPKFLNEKEIKAGKEIILTTEKTLNTLLKTHGIAAFGGFLTNDARLLFPGNEAIDGKGKIIAFYNGMISKINLKTTGVDKAIGSDLAYTYGIATIDYKADLRESFNYVFVYEKAADASWNLIVQAFVPAER; encoded by the coding sequence ATGAAACAATTATTTTCAACTGCAATAGCTTCGCTTTTAGCCCTAAGTGCTTTTGCCCAAAAAAGTGACGGAACAACCAAATCTTTAGTAAATGCTGAGAAGGATTTTGCTAAGTCAATTGCCAAAAATGGAGATAAAGAAGCTTTTATAGACTATTCAACCACAAGCACTTTAGTGTTCAGACCAAATCCTGTTAATGCCAAAACTTTTTACGCGGGTAAAGCAAATGCAGAAAACGACGTAACGTGGACACCAAACCTGGCCAAAGTATCGCGCAGTGGCGATTTAGGTTTTACTACAGGGCCATATGAAGTTGGTACTTCAGAGAAAAAATACGGTCAATACTTATCGATCTGGAAACCAGAAAACGGCAGATGGAAATTAGCTATTGATTTAGGAACAGAAAGCAATAAACCTTTGGCTAAAGTTACGCCACAATTTATCGAGCCTAAAGATCATGTTGCACCAAAGTTCTTAAATGAAAAGGAAATTAAGGCTGGGAAAGAAATTATCTTAACCACCGAGAAAACATTAAATACTTTATTAAAAACACACGGAATTGCTGCATTTGGAGGTTTTTTAACTAACGATGCACGTTTACTTTTTCCTGGCAATGAAGCCATTGATGGAAAAGGAAAAATTATTGCATTCTATAATGGAATGATCAGTAAAATCAATTTGAAAACTACAGGTGTAGATAAAGCAATCGGTAGCGATTTGGCTTATACTTATGGTATCGCTACTATCGATTACAAGGCCGATTTACGCGAAAGTTTTAACTATGTTTTCGTTTATGAAAAAGCAGCAGATGCAAGCTGGAACTTAATTGTACAAGCCTTTGTACCAGCAGAAAGATAA
- a CDS encoding alpha/beta fold hydrolase: MKANFKSSQLKSVNVQGEKIFYREVGEATAVPIVLLHHITAVIDDWDPYIIDELAKERKVIAFDNKGVGASSGSTPDSIEAMADVAIDFIDKLGFTKVDLLGYSMGGFIAQIIISRRPELVRKLILADTGAAGGKGIDRIWDILQESFAYAEKEQKHPKQKLFFKSTSESQEAGTQFLKRLGDPFAESDQAISQEAIQAQVKAFITWGKSNDVYTKAISIPTLIVTGDQDEMIPLKNAYDLYTKINDSFLSVYPNSGHGSIFQYKELFVQQSNKFLNN; encoded by the coding sequence ATGAAAGCAAATTTCAAATCATCACAATTAAAATCAGTAAACGTTCAGGGCGAAAAAATCTTCTATCGCGAAGTTGGAGAGGCTACAGCCGTTCCTATTGTCCTTCTCCATCATATTACAGCAGTTATCGACGATTGGGATCCATATATCATCGACGAACTTGCCAAAGAGCGAAAAGTAATTGCATTTGATAATAAAGGAGTTGGTGCATCCAGTGGAAGTACTCCTGATTCGATTGAAGCAATGGCAGATGTTGCGATAGATTTCATTGATAAGCTCGGCTTTACTAAAGTAGACTTGCTTGGCTATTCAATGGGCGGATTTATTGCTCAAATAATCATTTCCCGTAGGCCAGAACTTGTTCGCAAATTAATCCTTGCTGATACGGGTGCTGCCGGGGGCAAAGGGATCGATAGGATATGGGATATTCTTCAAGAATCCTTTGCTTATGCGGAAAAGGAACAAAAACATCCAAAACAAAAGCTTTTCTTTAAAAGTACGAGTGAAAGCCAGGAAGCAGGAACACAGTTTTTGAAACGTTTGGGTGACCCATTCGCTGAATCTGATCAGGCAATCAGCCAAGAGGCTATCCAAGCTCAGGTTAAAGCTTTTATTACCTGGGGAAAATCAAACGATGTTTACACAAAGGCTATTTCGATACCAACACTTATAGTTACCGGTGATCAAGATGAAATGATTCCACTTAAGAATGCATATGATCTCTATACAAAAATTAATGACTCCTTTTTGTCAGTCTATCCTAATTCCGGACATGGATCAATTTTTCAGTACAAAGAACTTTTCGTTCAACAAAGCAATAAATTTTTAAACAATTAA
- a CDS encoding glycerophosphodiester phosphodiesterase family protein translates to MHKKLLLLSTLILLCFHVSAQKKKFDVQGKAGARGIMPENTIEGMLKAIDLGATTLEMDAVISKDKQVVLSQEPYFNNEISLLPNGKPITLKDQKNYNIYKMDYEEIKKFDVGSKVHNRFPGQMKFKAYKPLLSETIDAVEAYVKEHKLAKPVYSIETKTIKNGDNEFHPEPAEFVDLIMDVVNSKKLAKRVIIESFDMRTLQYLHEKYPKVQTSLLIDEKEPFEDYIEKLGFKPTIYSPYSVLVGKGLVDRCHEMGIKIIPWTVNTVKELKYFMDLGVDGVLTDYPNIMGQLSN, encoded by the coding sequence ATGCATAAAAAATTACTTCTGCTCTCAACCCTAATTTTATTGTGTTTTCATGTTTCTGCCCAAAAAAAGAAATTTGATGTACAGGGCAAAGCTGGTGCACGTGGTATTATGCCCGAAAATACCATTGAGGGAATGTTAAAAGCTATCGATTTAGGCGCTACCACTTTAGAAATGGATGCCGTAATATCGAAGGATAAACAGGTAGTGCTTTCCCAAGAACCTTATTTTAACAACGAGATTTCTCTGCTGCCCAACGGTAAGCCGATTACTTTAAAAGACCAAAAGAATTATAATATCTACAAGATGGATTATGAGGAGATTAAAAAGTTTGATGTAGGTAGCAAAGTTCACAACCGCTTTCCCGGACAGATGAAATTTAAAGCTTACAAACCGCTGCTTTCTGAAACCATAGATGCAGTTGAGGCTTACGTTAAAGAACACAAACTCGCTAAACCCGTTTACAGTATCGAAACAAAAACGATTAAAAACGGCGACAATGAATTTCATCCGGAACCTGCTGAGTTTGTAGACTTGATTATGGACGTAGTTAATTCGAAAAAACTTGCCAAAAGAGTTATTATCGAATCGTTTGATATGCGTACGCTACAATACCTGCACGAGAAATACCCAAAAGTACAAACCTCATTATTAATTGATGAAAAAGAACCCTTTGAAGATTATATCGAGAAATTAGGTTTTAAACCGACCATTTACAGTCCTTACTCGGTATTGGTAGGTAAAGGTTTGGTAGACCGATGCCACGAAATGGGTATTAAAATTATCCCATGGACGGTTAATACGGTTAAAGAACTTAAATACTTTATGGATTTAGGTGTAGATGGTGTGCTTACCGATTATCCTAATATTATGGGACAGTTGAGTAATTAA
- the cysS gene encoding cysteine--tRNA ligase: MNTGLQLYNTLSRKKELFQPLNAPNVGMYVCGPTVYSDVHLGNCRTFISFDLIFRYLKYAGYKVRYVRNITDAGHLEGDRDEGDDKFAKRAKLEQLEPMEIVQKYTLGFHDVMRMFNTLPPSIEPTATGHIIEQIEMIKIIIANGYGYEVDGNVYFDVEKYSKEYNYTILTNRNLEDMLNNTRELGGQDEKHGRLDFALWIKAKPETLMQWQSPWGMGFPGWHIECSAMSAKYLGAEFDIHGGGMDLAATHHTNEIAQSEACSHKQPARYWMHTNMLTVNGTRMSKSAGNGFLPLELFTGDHPLLKKGYSPMTVKFFMLQAHYRSTLDFSNDALDASEKGFRRLMSAIGLLDKLSVSEQNDFDIDALKEKCINAMNDDFNSPILIAELFEAVRIINTVYDGKGKISAEALEKLKQLVNDFVFDILGLKDEDAGGNDLNGVLEMVINLRTEAKANKDYATSDRIRIGLQELGIQLKDGKEGTTWSKS; the protein is encoded by the coding sequence ATGAATACTGGCTTACAGCTTTATAATACGCTTTCGCGCAAAAAGGAACTTTTCCAACCCTTAAATGCACCCAATGTTGGGATGTATGTTTGCGGTCCTACTGTTTATAGTGATGTGCACTTGGGTAATTGTCGCACGTTTATATCTTTCGATTTAATTTTCAGGTATCTTAAATATGCAGGTTATAAAGTGCGTTATGTACGTAATATTACCGATGCAGGCCACTTAGAAGGCGATAGGGACGAGGGAGACGATAAGTTTGCAAAACGTGCAAAATTAGAGCAGCTTGAGCCGATGGAAATTGTACAGAAGTATACGTTGGGTTTCCATGATGTAATGCGCATGTTCAACACGCTGCCGCCAAGTATCGAACCTACCGCTACAGGTCACATTATCGAGCAGATCGAAATGATCAAGATAATTATTGCCAATGGTTACGGTTACGAAGTTGATGGCAACGTATACTTTGATGTAGAAAAATATAGCAAAGAATACAATTATACCATTTTAACCAACCGCAATCTGGAAGATATGCTGAACAATACCCGCGAACTGGGTGGACAGGATGAGAAACATGGGAGGTTAGATTTTGCCCTTTGGATAAAAGCAAAACCAGAAACCCTGATGCAATGGCAATCGCCATGGGGTATGGGTTTTCCGGGCTGGCATATCGAATGCTCGGCCATGAGCGCGAAATATTTGGGTGCCGAATTTGATATTCATGGTGGTGGTATGGACTTAGCGGCAACACACCATACCAACGAAATAGCACAATCTGAAGCTTGCAGCCATAAACAGCCTGCCCGCTATTGGATGCACACCAATATGCTTACCGTAAATGGTACACGGATGTCTAAATCGGCCGGTAATGGTTTTCTTCCTTTAGAATTATTTACGGGAGATCACCCCTTATTGAAAAAAGGTTATAGCCCGATGACAGTGAAATTTTTTATGTTACAGGCGCATTATCGCAGTACTTTAGACTTTTCTAACGATGCATTGGATGCCTCAGAAAAAGGATTCCGCCGTTTAATGTCGGCAATTGGCCTTTTGGATAAACTATCGGTTTCTGAGCAGAATGATTTTGATATTGATGCATTGAAAGAAAAATGCATTAATGCCATGAATGATGATTTTAACAGTCCGATTTTAATTGCCGAACTGTTTGAAGCGGTAAGGATTATCAATACGGTTTATGATGGTAAGGGAAAAATCTCTGCTGAAGCATTAGAAAAGTTAAAGCAACTGGTTAACGATTTCGTATTTGATATATTAGGGCTGAAAGATGAAGATGCTGGAGGTAACGACTTAAATGGCGTTTTAGAAATGGTAATTAACCTAAGAACCGAGGCAAAAGCGAATAAAGATTATGCCACTTCTGATCGCATCCGTATTGGCCTGCAGGAATTGGGTATTCAGCTTAAAGATGGCAAAGAAGGTACAACATGGAGTAAGTCATAG